AGTGAAGGCTCCAGAATGCAAGGGCTCCTTCTCTTTTCCTTCAAGTCCTATCTCAGAACCCAGCTTTAGGAACACTGAAGATTGTTTTGTGCCGGGTCAGGCTCCTTGTCCATCTAGGCcaggggaacctttgaccctgcCGTTCCAGACGAGGTTGATGtcgagttggaatccaacatgtcctccccatccctgatctacccAATCACTTCCTGTTCCTCTGTATCTGGAGGTAGCttcccagagtttcagacagtgCATTCTCTCTCTTCACTTGATAccagatgatttttttaaaaaatgaaaataccagggattgaacctagggatttctgcaggcaaagcatgcCTTCTACCACCAAGCTATGGCTCCTTCCCCAAAGAGGTTCACCAAAACCTGTGTTTCACCCATCTTTGTCCCCATGAAGTTACATTTGCTCACGTTCCTTTGCGTTTTGCCTCACCTTCACATTTCCTCTGCTATGTCGAGACTTGTCCGGCTTTAGAGTGCAAGATCCATGTCTTTCCTGCTTCTGCCAAAAGGTCTGGCACACTTGTAAGGCCCTTTttgcacaccatagctgccaagttttcccttttctcgcgaggaagcctattcagcataagggaaaatcccttaaaataagggataacttggcagctatgttgcacacccacccaccaatacTCGAGTATTTGCCATTGGTGATGGCAATCTACTTGAAGTGCTCTACACACCCAACAGATCCTGGTAGCAATGAAGCAGCGCAGTCCAAAGTACTCTGTTCTGCTCTTTAAAGAACAAAAACCCTGCTTAAACATTTCCCTGCAAATAGAAAGCTAAGCATGAGCTGGGTTAGAGGTTTCTTCCCCAGTTTTCTGTTTGATTACCTTCTTCTATTGTTTTTACACATGGGGAAAGCATTCACGAAGGGCATCCCCAATCTGAAGTGGTACGGTCCACTCTGCACCTCCAGATTCTCCCATCTCATTCTTCTGCAAGATGTCCTTTCTATGAAGAGCCCCATGTGGTCTTCATCTGACTTTTGTGGTAGAACTCAGTACCTCTTCTTGATAAgctgtacaccaggcatccccaaacttcggccctccagatgttttggactacaattcccatcttccccgaccactggtcctgttagctagggatcatgggagttgtaggccaaaacatctggagggccgcggtttggggatgcctgctgtacaccATTTCCCATTCAAATCTCACTGTGGCCTGTGCAAGTATCCCGAAGTTTTCTTGTGGGAGGGGcaggaaacacattttaaaacaatttcctAGTTGTCTTAATGATGCCTCATGATCCacgcagaaggctccaggtttcATTTTCAGCATCTCTCGGTAGGACTGGGAAAAGACCCccacctgaaattctggagagttgCTGGCAGTGAATGGAGACAGGACTGAGCTAGactgaccagtggtctgattcagtacaaggtagcttcttatgttcctactgCAACTGGTTTTTGCATGCTATGTCAAATAATGCTCcacgacaggcatccccaaacttcggccctccagatgttttggactacaattcccatcttccccgaccactggtcctgttagctagggatcatgggagttgtaggccaaaacatctggagggccgcagtttggggatgcctgctccactACAACACAGCAGGGACTGTGTTGTCCCAACGGGAGTTCTTGCAAACATATAGAAAATATATGTGCCACAAAAATTGGAGCCTTTCACTCAaggaaaggtggtggtggaggaagagaatTGTATTGTGCCAGATAAAACAAGCATGGCTATTCAAATGCCAAGTACTCGATGCTGTTCCCTGTAGTTCTCAAAGGAGACCTTAGAAGCTGCTATACTTTTAGTTTTAAAATCAGAAGGTATGAGAGGGATTCTGGGTGCCTCACGATGTTTCATTCAGACCTTGATGCAGCCTGCTTGCCCCATGGTTTCATCCACTTGTGGTGCCCTCAAGCTGGCAGCCAAAGTCCTGCTCCCGTCTAACTTATTGTGACCAGCAAGAGGGAAGAGAGAACTCATAAGCTCATAGAAAGACAAGATGCTTTGGCTTAAatcttttaatataaaaaattcaCTGATGTACAAAAATGCTAAAATGTGACAAACTGTTCAAAATACTGGGATCGACTCTCCTGTTACACGGctgttgaaaaacaaaaacaaaagccaaacCGAACTTGGTTAAGAAGCAGTGAAATGTACATACATCACACCTCACTGTCTACTCAAGAGCAAATGGCATCTCCAGCTGGCCTCCCGGGGTGGCAGGCTACTCTCGATGCACCAGCACAAACAAGCCCAGTAGAAAGAGGACAGTGTACTGTGGGGGGGAAAGACAAAAGGATTTGAGCTGTCAAACACACAGCTTAGGTATAAGAATGCACAATTGTGATTTGTAGAATAGAATGGAAGACAGGCTACGATACAGGATTCtcaagatttcatagaatcacaacaTCCCagcttaacaaaacaaaaacaaaaaacctaacaGTAAGGCCTTGAAAAATGTGGGTTGGTATTTTTCGGGGGGTGTTattgagttgtttttgtttttattttgattatgtaatttctgtttttatattgtgattttatcctgtgaactccctgagacctgtgggtatagagtggaataataataataataataataataataataataatactcatcaAGGTGGCAAACCTGGACAGTGGactataccaccaccaccagattGCAGGTGGGGTTTACATGATGGGATCAAACCCACCCctgctcttccctccctctctctctctctctctctctctctctctctctctctctctcacacacacacacacacacacactccacacagAAAGCTAGATGTCAAAGGAGAAATGGTTCTGGTTTAGCCTTCACCCTGACTGCGCTAGTTTTTTATATtcagggatttattttttaatggagggATTAATcatgtaacacacacaccccaatctgaAGTGGGACATCCCGGGGACAGGGTTATCACCTTCTTGAGGAGCAAGCCCGAAGAGATGCAATGGAAAACGTCTAGAATATGTATAGTTTCTTTACCCGTTTGGAAGTCAGAGCAAGTCTGAGTGTGGGATGGGCTGCAATTCCTTGGCTTTCCCTATCATGCTAAGTCCTCATCAATGCCTCCCCACCTTATGTATTCTGGCCTTTCCTCATCCCCAGTCCATGCCCAAAGAGTTAAACAAAGCTCCAAGCTCTGCAAAGGGGGTGGCGGAGAGGATGCTCAAACACTGCGATCACATAATTAGAAGCAGATTCACATTGTCTGATCTGTTTAAAAGGGGCTCAGGATCTCAATCTGGGACGGTATCCGACTCACTCATCCTGccaatgcaaggatttccacttgcacaatggaacttcctgtcccctttcctctccccatgTGCCCCCCCATCTGCTCCACGAGGTTGGGGGAACCCTCAGAGTCAATTTAGGGGATATAcaagcagaggagaggaaggaattctgttgcacaagtgggaAGAACTGTGAAGAACTCCATTCCACTAACAATTTTTCTACATAAAAGCTTCCCGCATAAGGGAGGAGATCATCTCTCCAGCAGATGAACTGAGTGGAAGATCATACCTTAAATTTTGGGTAATCGTTCATAAGGATGGTTACTATTCCAATGTATGGCACAaatctaaaaagagagagattatgCCACCGTTAGACACTCATTGGGTTGACTGTTGGTTCTGAAGATGCATTCGATAGATAGATAGGCCACATGGAGGAAAAACAAGAAGGCAGACTCCTGAAATGGTACCATTTCAGAGAGGTGGGGGAACGCAACATTTGCATGCTTCCTCCCCGCAAATTCTGCAAGTCAAAAGTTAGCACATTGAGGGAGAACTTCTaccccagcccctcccctcctggtgCTAGTTTCTTTTTACTATTAATAAAGAGGAACGTTAAAAAATGTGAGGTAAAGAGTGACAGCTGCACTGGAAATTGAACACGCAAGGTATGCTACACATCGTCCCCTGCTGGCTCATAGCTTACCCTCTTGCTCGCCCCACCACGTCTTTCTTCTCCAGCCAGTGCTGGCCTTGCTTGTACAAGCCTCTGTCATCAACAGCATTATTGTCACCCTTCGTCAAGAACTTGATGTCTCCGTTTTGTCTTGGGGAGGAAAAACCAGAGTTAGGTAGCTGCTGAAGGACAACCAAGGCAGAATCCAGCAActtttttaaatcaaaaaaacCTGTAAAACTGGTGTGCCTCTCATTTCTCTGGACAGGATGCCGTTACACAACAGGGTTACAGCCAGATGTGTGCAAAGGTCAGAAATGTAACAAAACATGCCTGccccagagagagaaaatgaatgggATGCATTTCTGGGAGAGATTCTACAAattttttattgttgattttcatTACGTTTATTAGTCACCTCCCGTGAGACACCCCAAAGCAACTACAATATAAATTATGCACCTTCAGTCTGAGACAGACatgttgcatgcacacacacacacgcttgcacacacaccccactactGGGATACCCTGTCAGGTCCAGCAGACTACAGGTTTTAAGGGATGTTGCAAAGCTAAAGGACAGAGAAAATGTTACAGTCAAGCAATTGGGAAGGGGATCACATTAAAAGTAGTTCCTTTCAAAAAGACAGACAGTTTATTTGGTCATTGCATATATACTTTTATGAGAATAGATGTGAGAGGCCTTCTTACAAACATAGGATGCAAGATGGGTTAAAAGAATAAAACAGTCCAATAAACTCAGCGGACGACGACGGGGAACAGGAACAGCAACATTCATCCAATAAACTGTGCCGAAGCATAAAATAGCCATGGTTTAGATTCCACAGCTATTCCAGAACTGCAAATACCCCCACTAACCCAAGGAAAGAATGCTATTTCCTGTGTTATTTCCAAGCCAGCCAAACACATTCAGACATCACATACCCTTATCTTGTGATCTTTAAAGGATCAGGAAgaagcttcttcttctcctcaagCACTGGGCTTAATAAAACTATTCCAGGTTTAACCAAACTACAGTTTGCTGTTCTGAATCACTAACCTGTGATTTGAACAAACCATTCAAATACGATTTCAAAATGAGGATCAAATCATGGCTGCACTCCTGGTTCAGAGGGTTCGCTCAAGCCAGCTCGATGGTTTGGATGCAACGGCAGACTGTGGTTTGTTCAAACCACAaagtaacaaatgaaactgagcaTAGAAGAGGAGAAGGGATTGCACCAGCACAGAACTTGTTCTCTAAACCATGGTGATGTGACATTTGAACACAGCCACTGTCTGGAAAAGGATCCCAGCATAAAGCGACATGTCAACAGACTTTTGCAGCGATCGCCATCCAGAAAGGCACACATACTTTTCATGAATTTTCAAAACCCGATGCACTATTGGAATTTCCCTTCCTTCTATCCTAAAGACCACGATTTCGCCCACTCTGATTGGCTCCTCGATACGATTGGTTAAGAACAGGAGATCTCCTCTGTGAAATGCAGGCTCCATACTGCCACTGGAAAACAAAGCCATCGGTTAATGAGCACAGTGTTTATGTCCTGACATATCATCACCCAGGGTGGTTTTGAAGAGCTATAGGACTGCTAGAATGGAATATTCAAACTACACCAGCTATCACTTTAAGAATGAAATACATCTGGAATTTTCATGTACACGCAAAGAAATACTCCCAGGAATCTAATTCCTCCTGTGCTGCAGTAAGGGGCTTTTATTGATTATTCTCTTCATCACCAGCATTATTTTATCCCAGGCACTGCTAGGCCATTATTTATGTCTGGGAAATGGCAAAGTAATTCAAAATCCTTAACCTTTCAAATTTTGCAATCATTGATCTAGTGCAGGCAGAGATGCTGAACTTTGTAAGCACTGTGCATCTGTATGTTATGCCTGCAGTCGCCAGGAAATACTGACATTCAGACAAGGAAAGCAAAGGCAAAGTCTTCTGGTGTCTCATTTCAAGCTCTGGCAGAAGATCTGCAGATAGTGCAAGCCATCAGCCATATGGGATGTAAACTTAGGGATAAAGCTTTGGAATATTATTTGGCTATTGCAAGCTTCATCAACCtggggccatccagatgttgttgggactacaactcccatcaacccttatAAAAAACAACTACATCTGAATGGCCCCAAACGGGAACATCGGCTTAAGACCAGGGTTTTCTCCAGAGCTGCTTCTTCCTGTATGAACATTTTAGAGAAGATCGCACagcatctgaagcccttcttacAGTCCCACCACTGATGGAGGTTTGGCTCATAGGAACACAAGAGatgaccttctcagtagtggccccaTACTGTGGAACAATACCCTCAGATGGGTGTATTTGGTATCCTAAGACTGCCCCCTTTcagtgggtgtgtgtgtgtgttttaattaaagCATTTTAGGATTTGTTCCATCTTTAAGGactttgtttatattttaatcagttttatTGTTAGGGTAttgattcattttgtttgttGTCATGTGTCTTGTATCTACATTGCAAAGAAAGCTGGTTTAGACATGTTATCGTAAGTATAGGTAGCAAATGTTTTAGGTGTGTCCAATATGTGCACAAACGCACAAGCGTGTATCATgtcgaaccaggaagtgaccctAAAATGTCacaagaagggggcagaacaGGGTGCATGAAGGCTTTTCCATGGATGTTCAGCTAACATGCTATTTCATACAATCGTGCTATGACCTGGAACGCAACCCTCgcgcaaatggggagttgcctgtatataaAATCCAGCCCACCCGAAGCTCCTTTACTGTACTGCCACACCTGACAATGGGAACTTCCCGAAGAAGTAATGAGCTCTACAGGAGTCATGGACATGATACACTCTTTTCCACAAGTCCATTTCATGGTATGGCTGTTAatgtttaaagcagggatggggaacctgtgctgtccagatactgttggaccaggactcccatcatccctgaccactggataGAAGCTGGAggtcaagaacatctggagggctgaaggttccccatTAAGTGGACCcaactgcatgcagaaggcagagagataaAAATTCACAAGGCCTTCTATCCTTGCAGCTAAAAGAGCCAGAAAAGAAATACACTGCCAGCTCTCTCAGGACAGTCTGTATTGAGGAAGCCAGGAAGCTGCACTCTTTATTGTGCCTTTTAGTCTTCCTTGCCAGCTGACTTGGACTACTGATCTCTTGGCAGCCTTTATTGACATTGCTGGCTCCATTAGAGAACCAGCTTCAAAGGCAGCTGAAGAAGACCTAGGTAACCCTGGGAGTATATGAAGACCTGCCAGCATTTTACTACTATCATCAAGCTATTAGAAACCCCATAGTTCAAGTGGCCACCAGTGGAGATGGTctggcctacctcacagcaaAATGCAGGTTCAGAAGTCTGGATAGCTTTACTGTCTCCTTCTGCTCTGCAGCCCCCGTTTTAAGCCCAACCCGCTCCCATTAAGAGGGCCTCAGGTGGCACGTCTGGGAAAGTATTACACTGGAAGTCTTTGTGGTCTGCTGTCAATCAAACCAGACAGCACTGAACTAAATAGCCCAAGGAGCTGACTTCATATGAATAGATATGTTCATATTCCTAGAATGCCTCCCCTCAAGGGCCAATTACTCTCTTCTTCAAAGGATCTCTCCCTCCCTACCTTAAAAGTGTAATGCCTGTCTTGAAAAATACAGTTTACTTAATAATGGACAGGCCTTTTTGCACTCTGTCACCCAAGAATCGCACCCCTTACGTGGTGGGCTTTTGAATATTTTAGGGTTTGCGCCCTGTCTTTTTACAGATGTTTGAATAGCAGTTTCTTGCTATTCTGGGTTTCATAGGCCCTTCTGTCAAGCTGGCAGTGGTGAAAGGGTCTGTGCTGGTTGGCGGAGGCCATGCCCAGAAGATGCTCCAGCCCAGACAAAAGCCATTCCAGGCTCTCTGAGCTCCAGCAATCCTTGAGGTCTCACCCTGAAAGCAGAGATTCCCAGCACAGTTTTACCTAAGCACGACCACGATGGGGCTTTCACTGCCCGTTGCCACCATCAGCCCCTTCCAGATCATCAGCGCTGAGGAAACGATCATCCCAAAGTTCAGCACCTGGTAATACAGCTGGGAGGGGGTGAAGGGGACAAGGGTGAGGCAGGCATTGAGAACACaaaagccaccccctcccctgcccaagaTACATAGGCACAAAGATCTCTCTCAAGAGAATCCCCGCTCCCAAAAGCCCACCCTGCTTTCTCTAACTCTAGTTGGCAAACTTGTTTCCTCTGCAAGTCCCATCACTGTCAACAGcactacttgggagtaagtggaGTGCAACCAGCAGCTTGCCCAGACATACACTTGCATTTGAATTCGCAAGCACTGTCAAAACAGTTCAAACCCAGTTCAAATAAAGTGGTTTAAACTGGCAGctttaaatttaaaaagcagaatattCTGAGACTCGATACTGTCTGGAGGTCAACATACTGGATCTGAATTTTAATGACTATGCCCACTTTTGCACTTCAATCACTCATCAGACCTGGAGGGTTGATCATGGGTTTTGTGGCCCTTTGCCCCAAAACAGGTGAGTCACACTTGCTCTTCAGTGCTCTGCTGTCTCCTTGGGGGATACTGAAGACTAGTTTGTGCACAGTGGCCAATTAATGGACTTCCAATCTTGCAGCAGGATGTTGGGACTTTGGATggctttatagcaggcatccccaaacttcggccctccagatgttttagactacaattcccatcttccccgactactgttagctagggatcatgggagttataggccaaaacatctggagggccgcagtttggggatgcctgctttataggcACTCTGTGCTAACAGCTCAACTCTTCCTGTATTTACTGGTAGCAAATCACCTTGAGTCCAGCAGCTGAACACTGCTTCATGCAAGTGTTGCGTGATAACACCCCTTCCCACCACACCTTCAAGCTGCATTCTGAGCCACACTTACTGGAAAGTAATTCTTTTCAATTGATAGCACTTACTTCTAAATAAACAAGCCTGAGTTCATATTGCATGGCTTCAATCCTTTGCAAACAGAAGCAAGCTCCACTAAACACGGCAGGTCTTACTTCCAAATAGCGGTATCTACAATCTGTTTGCTCTTAATCTCCAGTTGagccaaggaaaaggaaaaaagcatcCTTTATCTGGGCAAACCAACCTTTAAGCATAGTGGGAGCAAgtctgatccaaggtgggtcacaacagcatTATCACCATGCAAtgatgcaaatatatggtaaaaaaattaagaaatctgCCCCCAAATTCATGCTTGGTTAAAGGCGGGAAAAGGTTGAAAATACCTGCCAAACAccatttcaaagccatctaaggcACATActgtattgaaatcaatggggtttcTTTCCAAATAAACATGTACGGTATAGCCTCAGGCTGTAAGCCAGGGGAGGGACATCATGTAACATGAAATTTCATAAGATTGCCACCTTAGACacgactgacttctgagtaaaattGCTTTGCACACAGCAAGTGGCATACTACTTGAAGTAGGGTCCCTTCCTAGCATGCAATTCTAATTGACAGTGCACATCATTATAAAAAGACTGATCTTCTATAAAGGATCAGGCAGCAGCTCATTTTGAAAGACTCTGGAAATCCATTGCTTGTCAAATCAGACATCACTGAACTAGATAAACTAGCGGAACTATTCACGGTGGTGGACAGAACTGGAATTATGCCCAATTCATGGCAGAAATCTATAATTATCCCAATCTTCAAGAAGGGGGACAAAAAACTGCCGTCCAACTATCAACCAATAAGCCTATTGTCAAATATTGGGAAATTGTATACAAAACATCTATTATCCAAGTTAACCTCGTGGCTTGATGCGAACAACATCATAGGCCCAGAGCAGGCAGGGTTCAGGCCAGGGAAATCCACCCTAcataactgtacagtggtacctctacttacgaatttaatgtgttccgaacacacatttgtaagtcgaaaaaaattgtaagtcgaatcccataggaatgcattggggaaaaaattcataagtcgaagcaaccctatctaaaaatttgtaagtagaaaaaatcctatctaaaccgcatccaagatggtggacggagctccatttgtaagtagaaaaattcgtaagtagagttatttgtaagtagaggtaccactgtatagtgttatCCAATCTAGCCGGCAAGTACACAAGGCACCATAAGGAAAGCTTATATGTGGCCTTTTTAGACCTTAGGGCTGCTTTTGACTCAGTCGATAGCGGGCTGTTATGGTCCAAACTGGAATCACTGGGCTTAGATCCTAGGTTATTTTTCTTGATTAAAAAACTCTAttccagtcatccccaaacttcgaccctccagatgttttagactacaattcccatcatccctgaccactggcccttttagctagggatcatgggagttgtaggccaaaacatctggagggccgcagtttggggatgcctgctctattcaaATAATACCTGTCGTATAAGAATAATCCCAGGGGACGAGGTGCCAGACCCTGTTGTTATAAATTGAGGCGTGAAACAGGGCTGTGTACTCGCGCCTTCCCTTCTGAACCTTTTCTTAAATGACCTCGCCCCATTATTAAAATTTGTGGATGCCCCAAACTCAATGGATCCAAAATCCCAATCCTTCTATATGCAGATGACATGATCCTGCAAGGGCTTCCTTGCTAGCTAGGTTCAACGCCAACCCCTCTAACGTCCTCAGGGATAGGTTCGCATGGACGGCAGAAGGAGACAGGATCTGCCCATCTGGTTGAAACTTTAGCTCATATGGTCCTTAAATGTATGACATCCGCCAGCAATACCTGGACCAACTATGTATCCCTAAATGGAAACTGGAGATAAGAGGTTatacgcttcctattacaggggagagaccaaGATTGTAGCTAAAttcctctatttgatcttttgctGTCGAAGTACACTACAGGATCCTGCCCCCATTGGATACCCATAGAGGTGAAATAAATTGCTGGCCTTCTTTcccctttggcaagtgactgttcTGATAAGCTGGTGACAAGATTGCACTGgattatgtattttaaatgtttggaaatgatgccaataaaggttaaatgaatgaatgaatgaatgataaacATACAGGTGTCAACCTAGCAGAAGGAAGCCCCCTGTTCTCTTAAAACAATGTGCTATGTGAAGAGGGCCCATTGCATAGGGGGAAAGCCACAATCCAACAGGcaaagcacctgttttgcatgcacaaggtcctaggttcaatctccaatGGCATCTTCAGGTTGGGGGAAGCTCCTTGCCTGAAGACTCCAGAGAGCTACTGCCTGTTAGTActgacaataatgagctagatggaccaatgagtaTCCTGACTCCCAGCTTCCTATGCTCTATGTCAGTGGCTCTCAAAGGttgtggtgggaagattcaagggcagAGAAAGATTTATGTGTAGTTtagcacagtacagtggtaccttgtgttacgtACTTAATCTGTTTCGGAGGTCCATTCGTAACAGGAAGCTGCCcgtaacatgaggcgcgctttctccaatggcacctcccgctgctgctgcgccgctggaGTGCGACTTTGGCTCGCAACCCAGGGCAaaggtcgcaacaaggggcatctacttccgggttagcggagcacGTAACCCGCAGAATTCGTAAGGGGggcggtacgtaacacgaggtaccactgtatcaaaattattatttttatttacagaaCGTGCATaggtatcttttcaaaatgagagcaagagcaccATGTGATACCGAGGACAATCCTAGCTGTGTTGTCCAATGTATTTATACTGAATTAAAAAGTCTGTGTGGTGCGagcaaagtttgagaaccacggcTCTATGCTGTCTGTCCTAAATATACAGccagcaaggtttttttttcatcATTAGGTGGCTCCTCCCTGCATCCAAGttaagggagggaggggtagGGAGGGGTATCAAAGTCTAATATTGactctattaatgtttaattgtttttttcaattaccccccgccgcctcccctatgtttttagctttccTTGGTTTTATCTGCAAGCCGCCTTgggtccctgtcagggaaaaaggcgggATTTAAGTTAATTAAACCTCCCCCCcaagccccttcctcctccttgagCACAGGCTTCTCAAGGCGACCTCTCAGGCCTTTGATCCTATGAAGCTGCACAACCTCCCCCCTTCGGGgctgctgctcccctcccccacccttttctcccccctcctctctccaggGCTGcagccccccttccctcccccctccttccctccccctctctccctcggGGGCCGCAGCTCCCCGTCCCCTCCGGGCGTCCGCGCACACCTGCCGCTTATTCATCCGCCGAACATCGTCCAAGAAATCCAGAGAAAGCATCACGAGGGGActtggggagggagaggtggggggaacaaaaaaaaaatgccagcacCGGGAAAACCAATGGGGCCCCTCACTTCCGCTTCCGGTCGCCTGACACCGCTTCCGCCCACCCCGACCATGGAGATCCATTCCCCAGAGCGGCCCGAGGGAAGCTGGTCCTCCCCGCCCCTTTCCTAGCCGGACGGGAGTTCGCGTGCCTTCCGGAGCTGCTTGCGCGGAGGAAGATGAAGGGATGTGGGGAATCAGGGCAGAAGAACGTTTAAGAAACCGAGGCGCTTATAttaaaatatgatttttattaaattttgttttacaatttcagaaaaacatttcacatactgtacttGAGATCTCcatgacttcctttcttctctttccatggcccATTTTATatatcttatatccctgcatattttgcagAAACTATATCAATCGGTTtttcattattacatccatcaaaacttatttagtCTGCcctacactgttgaatttatcttaatgctgccagttttcagctgtacacaaatcattttccatatattcaacaaacgtTTTCCAAACGTCTTTCAACGtaggttcttcttgttctcttattctaagtctgcaagttgtgcatgtTATAAGAATGTTAgggtcttatatatataaaataaatattcataaatgtatAAACCACATCTCTaaaaccccacagaaaaaagTCCTAAAACCATTTTGTCTCCCAAATGACCGATATATTTCTTTGCAAGGtcaaaggaaatgggaaatctccccattgtctctttgctcacaaatcctgtttcaagggcacatttaagatatgaatagggtgaacctGTGACCTGGATCCAGGGATTGAGTAGTTATCATAACaagagtggccaggatgcccaggtaatccaatcaggtaacctggcagacaggataaaaacaatgcaCTCAGATCCCCTTATCTGATGTACGTATGATGTattggaggggt
The Zootoca vivipara chromosome 14, rZooViv1.1, whole genome shotgun sequence DNA segment above includes these coding regions:
- the SEC11A gene encoding signal peptidase complex catalytic subunit SEC11A, which produces MLSLDFLDDVRRMNKRQLYYQVLNFGMIVSSALMIWKGLMVATGSESPIVVVLSGSMEPAFHRGDLLFLTNRIEEPIRVGEIVVFRIEGREIPIVHRVLKIHEKQNGDIKFLTKGDNNAVDDRGLYKQGQHWLEKKDVVGRARGFVPYIGIVTILMNDYPKFKYTVLFLLGLFVLVHRE